The Niastella koreensis GR20-10 genome includes a window with the following:
- a CDS encoding dihydrodipicolinate synthase family protein, with the protein MQQKKYKGVVVPAVTPLASPTANRLSLDAEAVERMFANFRQHQVMPFILGTTGEAASLPQSIKQDYLKVAARVKQAGDVLYAGISSNIMEESVLFAKQSFDAGVDVVVATLPNYYPLTPGEMKTYFERLADAVGGPLMIYNIPPTVHMSIPLEVVEALSHHPNIVGLKDSERSEERLQAALQLSANRADFVYFAGWAAQSAASLLKGGDGIIPSTGNVAPGLYSELYKAALGGNETKANALQKTSDVLGNIYQGGKTLGESLWALKVLMKKEGLCETHMMPPLYQLSSEEEQKVLTAWEAVVSTGATK; encoded by the coding sequence ATGCAACAAAAGAAGTACAAAGGTGTAGTGGTACCGGCGGTTACGCCCCTGGCGTCGCCCACGGCCAACCGGCTTTCGCTGGATGCGGAAGCTGTAGAAAGAATGTTTGCCAATTTTCGTCAACATCAGGTAATGCCGTTTATTTTAGGCACTACCGGTGAAGCAGCCTCATTGCCTCAGTCGATAAAACAGGATTACCTGAAAGTGGCCGCCCGGGTAAAACAGGCCGGTGATGTGCTGTATGCCGGTATTTCTTCCAATATCATGGAAGAATCGGTGCTCTTTGCGAAACAATCTTTTGATGCCGGGGTGGATGTAGTGGTGGCTACGTTGCCGAACTATTATCCGCTTACACCCGGTGAGATGAAAACCTATTTTGAGCGCCTGGCCGATGCAGTAGGTGGTCCGTTGATGATCTATAACATCCCGCCAACGGTGCATATGTCAATACCATTGGAGGTAGTGGAGGCATTGAGCCATCACCCCAATATTGTCGGGTTAAAAGATTCTGAGCGTAGTGAAGAACGCCTGCAGGCTGCCCTGCAATTAAGCGCCAATCGTGCGGACTTCGTTTATTTCGCCGGCTGGGCCGCACAAAGCGCCGCCTCCCTGCTAAAAGGCGGCGATGGCATTATCCCCAGCACCGGTAATGTTGCGCCAGGTTTGTACAGCGAATTGTATAAAGCCGCATTGGGGGGTAACGAAACCAAAGCGAATGCGCTGCAAAAAACTTCAGATGTATTGGGAAATATTTACCAGGGTGGTAAAACCCTTGGAGAATCATTATGGGCATTGAAGGTGCTGATGAAAAAAGAAGGACTGTGCGAAACGCATATGATGCCGCCGTTATATCAATTATCAAGCGAAGAAGAACAAAAAGTATTAACCGCCTGGGAAGCAGTAGTAAGCACCGGGGCTACAAAATAA
- a CDS encoding iron-containing alcohol dehydrogenase, with product MQDLLKISFPGKLVFGKNTLEQLPDEVTALSCTRALVITITPLLGQLKSFVNKLEAGGVQVQTNTSIVNEPSFAEVQQLLQEVKGFNPDVVIGIGGGSVLDVAKIIAALLENEQGLKDIVGIGFLKRRPKKLICMPTTSGTGSEVSPNSILVDETDNQKKGIISPFLVPDIVYVDPLLTMGVPPAITAATGIDALTHCLEAYTNLFAHPFIDVYAYEGMRLIAANIVQAVKNGNDEEARTQVAMGSLLGGFCLGPVNTAGVHALSYPLGSAYHLAHGLSNALLLPYVMEFSYVAAPKRYADVAVALGCEREADDVKTALKGIEKIRSLISACGIPARLRDVGIPKEAIPQMAVDAMKITRLLKNNPRPITGKDAIDIFNAAY from the coding sequence ATGCAGGATCTATTAAAAATTAGCTTTCCCGGTAAACTGGTATTCGGTAAAAATACATTGGAGCAGTTGCCCGATGAAGTAACGGCTTTATCCTGCACCAGGGCGTTGGTAATTACCATTACTCCTTTGTTGGGTCAGTTGAAAAGCTTTGTGAACAAGTTGGAAGCAGGTGGCGTACAGGTGCAGACGAATACAAGCATCGTTAATGAGCCATCATTTGCGGAAGTACAGCAGCTGTTACAGGAAGTAAAAGGCTTCAACCCCGATGTGGTGATTGGTATTGGTGGTGGCAGTGTGCTGGATGTAGCGAAAATAATAGCTGCGCTCCTCGAAAACGAACAGGGATTAAAAGATATAGTGGGTATTGGCTTTTTAAAACGCCGCCCCAAAAAGCTGATCTGTATGCCGACAACGTCCGGCACCGGCAGCGAGGTTTCGCCTAACTCTATTTTGGTTGATGAAACAGATAACCAGAAAAAAGGGATCATCAGTCCCTTCCTGGTGCCCGATATAGTGTATGTAGACCCGTTACTGACTATGGGCGTGCCGCCTGCCATTACCGCCGCAACCGGGATAGATGCGTTAACGCATTGCCTGGAAGCGTACACCAATTTGTTTGCACATCCATTTATTGATGTATATGCTTATGAAGGTATGCGCCTGATCGCTGCCAATATTGTGCAGGCTGTAAAGAACGGTAATGACGAAGAAGCCCGCACGCAGGTTGCCATGGGCAGCTTGTTGGGTGGGTTCTGCCTGGGGCCGGTAAATACGGCGGGTGTGCATGCGCTTTCATATCCGCTGGGCAGTGCATATCATTTAGCTCATGGCTTATCAAATGCCCTGTTGTTGCCTTATGTAATGGAGTTCAGCTATGTGGCCGCGCCCAAACGCTATGCAGATGTGGCTGTTGCCCTGGGTTGTGAACGCGAAGCCGATGATGTAAAAACAGCGTTGAAAGGAATTGAAAAGATCCGTTCCCTGATCAGCGCCTGTGGTATTCCGGCCCGTTTGCGCGATGTAGGCATTCCAAAAGAAGCCATTCCGCAAATGGCGGTCGATGCCATGAAGATCACGCGTTTGTTGAAGAACAACCCGCGCCCGATCACCGGGAAAGATGCTATTGATATATTTAATGCAGCTTATTAA
- a CDS encoding family 78 glycoside hydrolase catalytic domain translates to MLLILSAASPVKAQLTARHLRCEMLINPAGIDATQPRLSWQLAGKVRNIQQVAYQVLVASTPEKLAKQEGDIWNSGKVSSNQSINIEYKGKALASRTACYWKVKVYTNKGETGWSQPASWSMGLLTPGDWKAQWIGLDKAMPWDSVTQYSRLSARYFLKTFTQQLAVKRATVYVSGLGLYELFINGQRIGDAVMAPGATDFNKSVLYNTYDVTKQLQHGNNAIAAVLGNGRFFTMRQNYKPKKINTFGFPKLLLQLEVEYTNGTKKTIVTDGSWKMTADGPIRTNNEYDGEEYDATKEMTGWNKAGFNSAGWQQPEMVQAPAGHLTAQMNEPIKIMKTIKPVSITQLKPGVFILDMGQNMVGRLQMQVKAGKGQQVTLRFGESLQPGGELYVRNLRDAKVTDIYTAKGVGIETWMPDFVYHGFRYVEITGYPGTPAVTNFEGKVIFDDLATTGTFETNNEIVNRIHQNAWWGISANYKGMPLDCPQRNERMPWLADHAIGSLGESFMFGNGNLYAKWLQDIEEAQTPEGSIPDVAPAYWNYFSDNMTWPGTYLVVADMLYNQYGDKRVIEKHYASMKKWLQYMQTRFMKDYIISKDKYGDWCVPPESPELIHSQDSMRNTDGTLIATAYFYRMMWYIQKFAGLINKPEDAKEFAELNQHIQEAFTKRFFNKQKKSYSNNTVTANLLPLYFGITPDSLRESVFNNISSKIWTANHGHISTGVIGTQWLMRCLSEYKLPDMAYTLISDTTYPSWGYMVKHGATTIWELWNGNTAAPQMNSQNHVMLLGDLLVWMYENAAGIKSDDTATGFKKIIMKPTPLDGLTFVNASYQSVHGLIKSNWKNSIDRFTWNVSIPANTTALLYIPADDVKNILENNKPIAGADGIRFVRMEGRKAVLEVGSGDYSFVSNYKFKSGIVTDEFIFDRTSFPESHAATIAETPKGLVTAWFGGTKERNPDVCIWVSRQVNNKWTEPVNVANGIINDSLRYACWNPVLYQAPNGELLLFYKVGPNVAGWKGWLIRSKDSGVSWGKPEALPEGFLGPIKNKPVLLSNGDLICPSSREGSGWTVLFEVTSDFGKTWRMVGPINPDKKINAIQPSILTYKDGKMQILCRSKTSSVVESWSTDNGKTWTPLAESTLPNNNSGTDAVTLKDGRQLIVYNHVATPKGAPKGARTPLNVAVSSDGKLWQAALVLEDSPVSQYSYPSVIQSADGMVHIVYTWRRQRVKYVKVDPTKLKLVPLTEFHSGNQSGDSEL, encoded by the coding sequence ATGCTGCTGATTTTATCAGCAGCATCGCCCGTTAAGGCCCAGCTCACTGCCCGCCATCTTCGTTGTGAAATGTTGATCAACCCCGCCGGGATCGATGCAACGCAGCCAAGGCTTAGCTGGCAGCTTGCCGGGAAGGTGCGCAATATTCAACAGGTCGCTTACCAGGTACTGGTAGCCTCCACTCCGGAGAAACTGGCCAAACAGGAAGGCGATATCTGGAACTCCGGTAAGGTAAGTTCCAACCAATCTATCAATATTGAATACAAAGGCAAAGCCCTGGCAAGCCGCACCGCCTGTTACTGGAAAGTAAAAGTATATACCAACAAAGGCGAAACCGGTTGGAGCCAACCCGCCAGCTGGAGCATGGGCCTGTTAACGCCCGGTGATTGGAAGGCGCAGTGGATCGGATTAGATAAAGCCATGCCCTGGGACAGTGTTACCCAGTACTCACGGCTTTCTGCACGTTATTTCCTGAAAACGTTTACACAGCAATTAGCAGTTAAGCGGGCTACGGTATATGTTTCCGGTCTTGGCTTATATGAATTGTTTATAAACGGACAGCGTATTGGTGATGCCGTGATGGCGCCCGGTGCTACTGACTTCAATAAATCTGTTCTCTATAATACTTACGATGTAACAAAACAATTGCAGCATGGAAACAATGCGATAGCTGCGGTGTTGGGCAACGGCCGTTTCTTCACCATGCGGCAGAATTACAAGCCCAAAAAGATCAACACTTTTGGCTTTCCAAAACTGTTGCTGCAACTGGAAGTAGAGTATACCAACGGCACAAAGAAAACCATTGTTACCGATGGCTCCTGGAAGATGACAGCCGATGGCCCTATTCGCACCAACAACGAATACGATGGGGAAGAGTACGATGCAACAAAAGAGATGACCGGTTGGAACAAAGCCGGCTTTAATTCTGCCGGCTGGCAACAGCCGGAGATGGTGCAGGCGCCTGCCGGCCACCTGACTGCGCAAATGAACGAACCCATTAAAATAATGAAGACCATAAAACCGGTGAGCATTACCCAATTGAAACCGGGTGTTTTCATTTTGGATATGGGGCAGAATATGGTAGGCCGTTTACAGATGCAGGTAAAAGCCGGCAAAGGCCAGCAAGTGACCTTGCGCTTTGGTGAAAGCCTGCAACCCGGTGGCGAATTGTATGTACGTAACCTGCGCGATGCAAAAGTAACCGACATCTATACCGCCAAAGGCGTAGGTATCGAAACCTGGATGCCTGATTTTGTATACCACGGTTTCCGCTACGTGGAGATCACTGGTTATCCCGGTACACCTGCGGTAACCAATTTTGAAGGCAAGGTAATCTTTGATGACCTCGCAACTACCGGCACATTTGAAACCAACAATGAAATTGTAAACCGCATTCACCAGAATGCCTGGTGGGGCATCAGCGCCAACTACAAAGGAATGCCGCTCGATTGTCCGCAACGGAACGAGCGTATGCCCTGGCTGGCCGACCATGCCATTGGTTCATTAGGGGAGAGTTTTATGTTTGGCAATGGTAACCTGTACGCCAAATGGCTGCAGGATATTGAGGAAGCCCAAACACCCGAAGGGTCTATCCCCGATGTGGCGCCTGCATACTGGAATTACTTCAGCGATAACATGACCTGGCCCGGTACTTACCTGGTGGTGGCCGATATGCTGTATAACCAGTATGGCGACAAACGCGTCATTGAAAAACATTACGCCAGTATGAAGAAATGGCTGCAATACATGCAGACCCGGTTCATGAAGGATTATATAATTTCCAAAGATAAATACGGCGACTGGTGCGTACCACCCGAATCACCTGAGTTGATCCACTCGCAGGACAGCATGCGTAATACCGATGGTACCCTCATTGCCACCGCTTATTTCTACCGCATGATGTGGTATATACAAAAGTTCGCTGGTTTAATAAACAAACCGGAAGATGCAAAGGAGTTTGCAGAACTGAACCAGCATATCCAGGAAGCCTTCACCAAACGCTTCTTCAACAAACAAAAGAAATCCTACAGCAATAATACCGTAACCGCCAACCTGCTGCCCTTGTACTTTGGTATTACGCCCGATAGTTTGCGGGAAAGCGTGTTCAATAATATTTCCAGCAAGATCTGGACAGCCAATCATGGTCACATCAGCACCGGCGTAATAGGCACCCAATGGCTGATGCGTTGTTTGAGCGAGTACAAGCTCCCCGATATGGCCTATACGCTGATCTCCGATACCACCTACCCAAGCTGGGGCTACATGGTAAAACATGGCGCTACCACTATTTGGGAGTTGTGGAACGGCAATACGGCGGCGCCGCAAATGAATTCGCAGAACCACGTGATGTTGCTGGGCGATCTGCTGGTATGGATGTATGAAAATGCAGCCGGGATAAAATCAGATGATACAGCCACGGGGTTTAAAAAGATCATCATGAAGCCCACGCCGTTGGATGGGTTGACATTTGTAAACGCCTCTTACCAATCGGTGCATGGCCTGATAAAAAGCAACTGGAAGAATTCCATCGACCGCTTTACCTGGAATGTGAGCATTCCGGCCAATACCACGGCATTGTTATACATTCCGGCCGATGACGTAAAGAACATCCTGGAAAACAACAAGCCAATCGCAGGCGCTGATGGTATTCGCTTTGTGCGTATGGAAGGCAGGAAAGCGGTGCTGGAAGTTGGCTCAGGCGATTATTCGTTTGTATCCAACTATAAGTTTAAAAGCGGCATCGTAACTGATGAATTCATTTTCGATAGAACATCATTCCCTGAAAGTCATGCGGCTACCATTGCCGAAACGCCGAAAGGGTTAGTGACTGCCTGGTTTGGTGGCACCAAGGAAAGAAACCCCGATGTATGCATTTGGGTAAGCCGTCAGGTAAACAACAAATGGACAGAACCGGTAAATGTAGCCAATGGCATTATCAACGACTCACTGCGCTACGCCTGCTGGAACCCGGTATTGTACCAGGCGCCCAATGGCGAGCTGCTGTTATTTTATAAAGTAGGTCCCAATGTGGCAGGCTGGAAAGGCTGGCTTATTCGCTCTAAAGACAGTGGCGTAAGCTGGGGCAAACCCGAAGCGTTGCCTGAGGGCTTCCTGGGCCCGATCAAAAATAAACCAGTGCTGTTGAGCAATGGCGATCTTATTTGCCCCAGTAGCCGGGAAGGCAGTGGCTGGACGGTTCTGTTTGAAGTGACTTCCGACTTTGGTAAAACCTGGCGCATGGTGGGGCCCATCAATCCTGATAAAAAGATCAACGCTATACAACCAAGTATACTCACCTATAAAGATGGCAAAATGCAGATCCTGTGTCGCAGTAAAACGTCTTCAGTAGTGGAATCCTGGTCAACCGATAACGGTAAAACCTGGACGCCGCTGGCGGAGAGTACATTGCCGAATAACAATTCCGGCACCGATGCAGTGACCCTGAAAGATGGCCGTCAGTTGATCGTATACAATCACGTGGCAACGCCGAAAGGTGCGCCCAAAGGCGCCCGCACCCCGTTGAATGTGGCCGTATCATCAGATGGAAAATTATGGCAGGCGGCCCTGGTGCTGGAAGATTCACCGGTGAGCCAGTACTCTTATCCGTCAGTGATCCAGTCTGCCGATGGCATGGTGCACATTGTATACACCTGGCGCCGGCAACGCGTGAAATACGTAAAGGTTGATCCCACTAAACTGAAACTGGTTCCATTGACTGAGTTTCATTCGGGGAATCAGAGTGGGGATAGTGAATTATAA
- a CDS encoding glycoside hydrolase family 2 protein: protein MKPTIRTKLLRRLAFACSLQLAACSFSLAQQTEVQYLSGTGSDKTVNWQFFCTAGRNSGKWTTIAVPSNWEVQGFGKYNYGHDKDSVRGKEQGLYKYNFNVPANWQGKTINIVFEGSMTDTEVKINGKSAGAAHQGSFYSFTYNITNLVKAGKKNLLEVTVSKHSANESVNWAERHGDYWIFGGIYRPVFLQAVPVEHIARVSVDGQASGAFTANVKVAAVVQADEVSGQLFTMDGKKVGEAFSAKIKSGDSLATLKTSVASPATWTPEFPNRYKVEFTLLAKGKPVHTLQEKFGFRTIEVRERDGIYLNGVKIKFKGVCRHSFWPTTARAMNETRSIEDVLMMKDMNMNAVRMSHYPPDAHFLNACDSLGLMVLDELCGWHKAYDTQVGSILAQEMIVHDVNHPSIVVWDNGNEGGSNAELDHWFDEMDPQHRPLIHPWQVFRQFDTQHYINYDYGNDTHLHGHQIVFPTEFLHGLYDGGLGAGLEDYWELMWHHPRSAGGFLWVFADEGVIRTDKKDSIDTDGNHAPDGIVGPYHEKEGSYYTIKEVWAPVHFELKDLTPAFNGQFTVENRYHFTNLNQCRFTFKLASLQNGSKDSVVGTVNVPGIAPGTSGAITCNLPANWQQYNVLYVTAYDVTGHEIYTWSWPIKLPAAVAKNIIKLEGNATVNVSEKDSLIIATAGDVTITFNKRTGLLQTVQNGKGAIPLSNGPLLCEGEAGFVKWNTRKEGNNLLIAAEFQKKSLVQLLEWTVFPSGWVKMQVKYFPKDYETSLVGVNFSFPESTVKSIQWMGEGPYRVWKNRMKGGTLNIWNKDYNNTSTGEGKLIYPEFKGYYSNLYWMKLNTTAQPLTVVCADEDVFLRLFTPKFSVTPFNTAPAFPDGDLSFMHGISPIGTKSQKAENMGPMGKKHMFYDYGKDPMYAKDITLFFDFSGKD from the coding sequence ATGAAACCGACTATAAGAACTAAATTATTGAGAAGGCTGGCTTTCGCTTGCAGCTTGCAGCTTGCCGCTTGCAGCTTTTCCCTGGCTCAACAAACGGAGGTTCAATACCTGTCTGGAACAGGCAGTGATAAAACGGTAAACTGGCAATTCTTTTGTACAGCCGGTCGCAATTCGGGTAAATGGACAACCATTGCCGTACCCAGCAACTGGGAAGTGCAGGGATTTGGAAAATATAACTACGGACACGATAAAGATTCGGTTCGTGGTAAAGAGCAGGGTTTATATAAATACAATTTCAATGTGCCCGCCAACTGGCAGGGTAAAACCATTAATATCGTTTTTGAAGGTTCCATGACCGATACCGAAGTAAAGATCAACGGTAAATCGGCCGGGGCCGCCCATCAGGGTTCTTTTTATAGTTTTACCTATAACATCACCAACCTGGTAAAGGCTGGTAAAAAGAACCTGCTGGAAGTAACAGTAAGCAAACACTCAGCCAATGAATCGGTAAACTGGGCAGAACGCCATGGCGATTACTGGATCTTTGGCGGCATTTACCGGCCTGTGTTTTTACAGGCTGTGCCTGTTGAGCACATTGCCCGCGTATCTGTTGATGGACAGGCAAGCGGCGCTTTTACGGCCAATGTAAAAGTAGCGGCTGTTGTACAGGCAGATGAAGTAAGCGGACAGTTGTTTACCATGGATGGTAAAAAAGTAGGCGAGGCCTTTTCTGCAAAAATAAAATCAGGTGATTCCCTTGCTACGTTGAAAACAAGTGTGGCTTCTCCGGCCACCTGGACACCGGAGTTTCCCAATCGCTACAAGGTAGAATTTACCCTGCTGGCAAAAGGAAAACCGGTTCATACCTTACAGGAGAAATTTGGTTTCCGTACTATTGAAGTGCGCGAGCGCGATGGCATTTACCTCAATGGCGTTAAGATAAAATTCAAAGGGGTGTGCCGTCATTCGTTCTGGCCAACCACCGCAAGAGCAATGAATGAAACCCGCAGCATCGAAGATGTGCTGATGATGAAAGACATGAACATGAACGCGGTGCGGATGTCGCACTACCCGCCCGATGCACACTTCCTGAACGCCTGCGATTCATTAGGTTTAATGGTGCTGGACGAATTGTGCGGCTGGCACAAAGCATACGATACCCAGGTAGGCAGCATTCTGGCGCAGGAAATGATCGTGCATGATGTGAACCATCCCTCCATCGTTGTTTGGGATAATGGTAACGAAGGTGGCAGTAATGCTGAGCTGGACCACTGGTTCGATGAAATGGATCCCCAACACCGTCCGCTGATCCATCCCTGGCAGGTGTTTCGTCAGTTCGATACCCAACATTATATCAACTACGATTACGGTAATGATACGCACCTGCATGGTCACCAGATCGTGTTCCCTACAGAATTCCTGCATGGTTTGTATGATGGTGGTTTAGGCGCCGGGCTGGAAGATTACTGGGAACTGATGTGGCATCATCCCCGTTCAGCCGGTGGTTTCCTGTGGGTGTTTGCCGATGAAGGCGTGATCAGAACAGACAAAAAAGACAGCATCGATACAGATGGCAACCACGCGCCCGATGGCATTGTTGGTCCCTACCACGAAAAAGAAGGCAGCTATTATACCATTAAAGAAGTATGGGCGCCCGTTCATTTCGAGTTAAAAGATCTTACCCCTGCTTTCAACGGACAATTCACCGTAGAAAACAGGTATCATTTCACCAACCTCAATCAATGCCGCTTTACTTTCAAGTTAGCGTCATTGCAAAACGGCAGCAAGGACAGTGTTGTAGGTACCGTGAATGTGCCCGGCATAGCGCCAGGTACAAGCGGCGCCATTACCTGTAACCTGCCTGCCAACTGGCAACAATATAATGTACTGTATGTAACCGCATACGATGTAACCGGTCATGAAATATATACCTGGAGCTGGCCCATTAAACTGCCTGCTGCAGTTGCAAAAAATATAATCAAACTGGAAGGCAATGCTACGGTTAATGTGTCTGAAAAAGATTCATTGATCATCGCTACTGCCGGTGATGTTACTATCACGTTCAATAAAAGAACAGGTTTGTTACAAACCGTACAAAATGGTAAAGGCGCCATTCCTTTAAGCAACGGTCCTTTGTTGTGCGAAGGCGAAGCCGGCTTTGTAAAATGGAATACCCGCAAAGAAGGAAACAACCTGTTAATTGCTGCTGAGTTTCAGAAGAAAAGCCTGGTGCAGTTACTGGAGTGGACTGTATTCCCTTCAGGCTGGGTAAAAATGCAGGTGAAGTATTTTCCGAAAGATTATGAAACCTCATTGGTAGGTGTCAACTTCTCATTCCCTGAAAGTACCGTAAAATCTATTCAGTGGATGGGCGAAGGACCATACCGGGTTTGGAAGAACCGCATGAAGGGTGGCACGTTGAATATCTGGAATAAAGACTACAATAATACCTCAACTGGTGAAGGCAAACTGATCTATCCCGAGTTCAAAGGTTATTATTCTAACCTGTACTGGATGAAGTTGAACACTACCGCACAACCGCTCACTGTTGTATGTGCCGATGAAGATGTGTTCCTGCGGTTGTTCACCCCTAAATTTTCGGTTACCCCGTTCAATACCGCACCTGCGTTCCCCGATGGCGATCTGTCGTTCATGCATGGCATTTCACCCATTGGCACCAAATCGCAAAAAGCGGAGAATATGGGGCCCATGGGGAAAAAGCATATGTTCTATGATTATGGCAAGGACCCGATGTATGCCAAGGATATAACTTTATTCTTTGACTTTTCGGGTAAGGACTAA
- a CDS encoding MGH1-like glycoside hydrolase domain-containing protein: MIKKLGLLFGIVLCISSAIAQKSTKSSAVLKADDFRHYVDYFNKMEDENIVQAIPNAQAWDWMKVNIPLFECPQQNFEEMWYFRWWTLRKHIKQTPVGYAFTEFLVPRNYADKYNLISSALGHHIYEARWLRDPKYLNEDMHVWYRGNDGKPMNKLHTFSSWNIYALYNRYLVNGDSTWLLNMLPDFETDYARWESEKRMPNGLYWQTDVKDGMEETISGGRKEKNYRPTINSYMYGNAIALANMEKMKGDKAKADLYTAKADTLKKMIQQLLWNPSDTFFETRKQADTLANVREEIGFIPWYFNLPDAGYEAAWKKVKEEKTFCAPFGITTADRSDPRFRKHGCCSCEWDGAVWPYATAQTMTAMANLMNNYTQSVVDDSVYFRLMETYVESQYRRGRPYVGEYLDETHGYWLKDDQERSRYYNHSTFNDLMITGLAGLRPRNDNKIEVNPLIPENKWNWFCFDNIPYHGKLVTIIWDKDGSKYKKGKGLSVWVNGKKAVSAEHLQKVIGNLE; the protein is encoded by the coding sequence ATGATTAAGAAATTAGGCTTATTGTTTGGGATTGTCTTATGCATAAGCAGCGCTATTGCTCAGAAGAGCACAAAAAGCAGTGCTGTTTTGAAAGCAGATGATTTCCGTCACTATGTAGACTATTTCAATAAAATGGAAGACGAGAATATTGTACAGGCCATTCCCAATGCACAGGCATGGGACTGGATGAAAGTAAATATTCCGTTGTTTGAATGCCCGCAACAGAACTTTGAGGAAATGTGGTATTTCCGCTGGTGGACGTTGCGAAAGCACATCAAACAAACTCCGGTAGGTTATGCCTTTACCGAGTTTTTGGTGCCCCGTAACTATGCAGACAAATACAACCTCATCAGCAGCGCCCTGGGGCATCATATTTATGAAGCTCGCTGGTTGCGCGACCCAAAGTACCTGAATGAGGATATGCATGTATGGTACCGTGGTAACGATGGCAAACCCATGAACAAGTTGCACACCTTCAGCAGCTGGAACATTTATGCGTTGTACAACCGGTACCTGGTAAATGGCGACAGCACCTGGCTGCTGAACATGCTGCCCGATTTTGAAACAGATTATGCCCGCTGGGAATCGGAAAAACGGATGCCCAATGGTTTATACTGGCAAACGGATGTAAAGGATGGCATGGAAGAAACCATCAGCGGTGGCAGAAAAGAAAAAAATTATCGCCCCACCATCAACAGTTATATGTATGGCAACGCCATCGCATTGGCTAATATGGAAAAAATGAAGGGCGACAAAGCAAAGGCTGATCTGTATACGGCCAAGGCAGATACACTTAAAAAAATGATTCAACAATTACTCTGGAACCCGTCAGATACATTCTTTGAAACCCGCAAACAGGCAGACACCCTTGCCAATGTGCGGGAAGAAATAGGATTTATTCCCTGGTATTTCAATTTACCCGATGCCGGTTATGAAGCCGCCTGGAAAAAGGTTAAAGAAGAAAAAACCTTCTGTGCACCTTTTGGAATAACTACTGCCGACAGAAGCGATCCGCGTTTCCGTAAACATGGCTGTTGCTCCTGTGAGTGGGATGGCGCTGTTTGGCCCTATGCAACAGCACAGACCATGACGGCTATGGCCAACTTAATGAATAACTATACGCAATCTGTTGTGGACGATTCGGTGTATTTTCGCCTGATGGAAACGTATGTGGAATCGCAATACCGCCGCGGCCGTCCCTATGTAGGCGAATACCTCGATGAAACGCATGGGTATTGGCTGAAAGATGACCAGGAACGCAGCCGGTATTACAACCACAGCACCTTTAACGACCTGATGATAACCGGGTTGGCAGGCTTGCGGCCCCGGAATGATAATAAAATAGAAGTAAACCCATTGATTCCGGAAAATAAATGGAACTGGTTTTGTTTCGACAACATACCATACCATGGAAAACTGGTGACCATCATCTGGGATAAAGACGGATCAAAATATAAAAAAGGCAAAGGACTGAGTGTTTGGGTAAATGGAAAGAAAGCAGTGTCAGCCGAACATTTACAAAAAGTAATAGGAAATCTTGAATAG